From Marmota flaviventris isolate mMarFla1 chromosome X, mMarFla1.hap1, whole genome shotgun sequence, the proteins below share one genomic window:
- the LOC114091510 gene encoding putative P2Y purinoceptor 10 has product MGNNNTNSTRANCTDLQMPFQDSLYATTYILIFIPGLVANSAALWVLCRFISKKNKAIIFMINLSVADLAHVLSLPLRIYYYINHHWPFQRALCLLCFYLKYLNMYASIFFLTCISLQRCFFLLKPFRARNWKRRYDVGISAAIWVIVGTACLPLPILRSANLAKNTKFCFADLGLHNISMASSIGMVTAAELGGFVLPVIIITYCTWKTRKSLQEFQVPPQNTKERKKALRMVLMCAVVFIVCFTPYHLNFPFFMMVKQHVFSNCSFIKSTLCFHIISLCLANLNCCLDPVVYYFMTSEFRDQFSEHGVSVLQSCVRCKDNALEIRQREEDLQTISLECLDDSKTM; this is encoded by the coding sequence ATGGGAAATAACAACACAAACAGTACAAGAGCAAACTGCACTGATCTTCAAATGCCATTTCAGGACTCCCTCTATGCAACCACCTATATCCTGATATTCATCCCTGGTCTTGTGGCCAACAGCGCAGCCTTGTGGGTCCTGTGCCGCTTcatcagcaagaaaaataaagccatcATTTTTATGATCAACCTCTCTGTGGCTGACCTGGCTCATGTGCTGTCCTTACCCCTCCGGATTTACTATTACATCAATCACCACTGGCCTTTCCAGAGGGCCCTTTGTCTGTTGTGCTTCTACCTGAAGTATCTCAACATGTATGCCAGCATTTTCTTCCTGACGTGCATCAGCCTGCAGAGGTGCTTCTTTCTCCTCAAGCCATTCAGGGCCAGAAACTGGAAGCGTAGGTATGATGTGGGCATCAGTGCTGCCATCTGGGTCATCGTGGGGACTGCCTGTTTGCCACTTCCCATCCTGAGGAGTGCGAACTTAGCCAAGAACACCAAATTCTGCTTTGCTGATTTAGGGCTTCACAACATTAGCATGGCTTCTTCCATTGGTATGGTAACTGCAGCTGAACTTGGAGGGTTTGTATTGCCTGTTATAATTATAACTTATTGCACctggaaaacaagaaaatcttTACAGGAATTCCAAGTTCCCCCTCAGaatacaaaagaaaggaaaaaagcttTGAGGATGGTCCTGATGTGTGCAGTGGTGTTCATTGTGTGTTTCACTCCTTACCATCTCAACTTCCCATTCTTTATGATGGTAAAGCAACATGTTTTTTCAAATTGTTCCTTCATTAAGAGCACTCTATGTTTCCACATCATTTCCCTGTGTCTTGCAAATCTGAATTGTTGTCTTGATCCAGTCGTATATTATTTTATGACTTCAGAATTTCGTGATCAATTTTCAGAACATGGAGTCTCGGTTCTTCAGTCATGTGTGAGATGCAAGGACAATGCTTTGGAAATTCGTCAAAGGGAGGAGGATCTTCAAACTATCTCACTTGAATGTTTGGATGATTCCAAGACAATGTAG